One window from the genome of Balaenoptera musculus isolate JJ_BM4_2016_0621 chromosome 3, mBalMus1.pri.v3, whole genome shotgun sequence encodes:
- the LOC118892713 gene encoding acidic leucine-rich nuclear phosphoprotein 32 family member A-like, translated as MDMDKRIHLELRNRTPSDVKELVLDNCRSNEGKIEGLTDEFEELEFLSTINVGLTSVANLPKLNKLKKLELSDNRISGGLEVLAEKCPNLTHLNLSGNKIKDLSTIETLKKLENLKSLDLFNCEVTNLNDYRENVFKLLPQLTYLDGYDRDDKEAPDSDAEGYVEGLEDDEEDEDEEEYDEDAQVVEDEEDEEEEEEGEEEDVSGEEEEDEEGYNDGEVDDEEDEEELGEEERGQKRKREPEDEGEDDD; from the coding sequence ATGGACATGGACAAACGGATTCATTTAGAGCTGCGGAACAGGACGCCCTCTGATGTGAAAGAGCTTGTCCTGGACAACTGTCGGTCAAATGAAGGCAAAATCGAAGGCCTCACAGATGAATTTGAAGAACTGGAGTTCTTGAGTACAATCAACGTAGGCCTCACCTCAGTCGCAAACTTACCAAAGTTAAACAAACTTAAGAAGCTTGAACTAAGCGATAACAGAATCTCAGGGGGCCTGGAAGTATTGGCAGAAAAGTGTCCGAACCTCACGCATCTAAATTTAAGTGGCAACAAAATTAAAGACCTCAGCACAATAGAGACACTGAAAAAGTTAGAAAACCTCAAGAGCTTAGACCTTTTCAATTGCGAGGTGACCAACCTGAACGACTACCGAGAAAACGTGTTCAAGCTCCTTCCTCAGCTCACGTATCTCGATGGCTACGATCGGGACGACAAGGAGGCCCCCGACTCGGACGCCGAGGGCTACGTGGAGGGCCTGGAGGATGACgaggaggatgaggatgaggaagaGTACGATGAAGATGCTCAGGTAGTGGAAGatgaggaggacgaggaggaggaggaggaaggtgaaGAGGAGGATGTgagtggagaggaagaggaggatgaggagggttATAACGACGGGGAAGTAGACGatgaggaagatgaagaggagCTTGGTGAAGAAGAAAGGGGTCAGAAGCGAAAACGAGAACCTGAAGATGAGGGAGAAGACGATGACTAA